GCCCACCTGAGCGCCGCCGGTGACCACGATCTCGTCGTCCCTGGCGGGTGCCCTTCCCGACGACAATGGCTGCGGCGCCGTACGGGCGGCCGACCAGGGACGGCCAACGGCGGGCGGGCCGCCGGCGAGCTGGGCGGGAAAGACTCGATCCACCACGGCCCCGGGCAGGCGGGCAGCCAGCTCGGGAGCGAGCCCCCGTGGCTCGGCCAGCGGGGCGCTGCTCTCTCCCAGCCAGTTCTTCACGCTGAGGCGCTCATCGGGCACAACCACGACGGGCGCGGCGGCGTACCGCTGCGGAGCCCGGTCAGGCGAGGAGATGCTGGAGGTGAGCACCTGACCGAGCGCGGCCATCAGGGCCGCGCCGAGCGCCAAGGCGACGAACGTGCCCGCGAAGGACAACCACCGGGTACGCAGCGTGGACCACGCGATTGTCAGCACGATGCCTCCAACTGCAGCATCCGGGTGGCGATCAGCTCGGCGCTCGGGTCGTGCAACTCCCCGTAGACCCGGCCGTCGGCCAGGAACACCACGCGGTCGGCGTAGGAGGCCGCCACCGGGTCGTGGGTGACCATGATGATCGTCTGCGCCTGCCTGTCGACCAGGTCGCGCATCAGGCGCAGCACGTCGCGGCTGGTGTTCGCGTCCAGGGCGCCGGTGGGCTCATCGGCGAACAGCACGGCGGGGCGGCTGACCAGCGCCCGGGCGATGGCGACGCGCTGCTGCTGGCCGCCGGACATCTCGGCGGGGCGGTGGTTCATGCGCTCGGCCAGGCCCACCGCGGCCAGGCCGTGGCGTACCTGCTGGGGATCGGGCCGGCGGCCGGCCAGGCGCAGCGGCAGCGCGACGTTCTGGGCGGCGGTGAGCGAAGGCAGCAGGTTGAAGGACTGGAACACGAACCCGATCCGATCGCGCCGCAGCAGCGTCAGCTTCCTGTCGTTGAGCGTCGCCAGGTCCCGGCCGTCCACCACGACCCGCCCCGAGCTCGGCCGATCGAGTCCGGCGGCGCACTGCAGCAAGGTCGACTTGCCCGACCCTGATGGTCCCATCACAGCGGTGAACGTGCCGGCGCCGAAGCCGATCGACACGTCCTCCAGTGCCGTGACGCCGTGCGCGTAGTGTTTGGTGACCGCGATCAGATCGACCGTTTGCATGGGATTCATGGCTGACGACGCTATGAAGGTTCATAGCCGGGCGGTATCGGACAAGCGACTAGGATTCGTCGGGTGCTTCGAGGGCGGGAGTCTGATCAGCAGGCCATTGACGTGCTGCTCGATCAGGCGCGGGGAGGACATTCCGGCGTTCTGGTGATCGAGGGGGAGCCGGGGATCGGCAAGACCGCGCTGCTGGCGTACGCCGAGGAGCGCGCGCAGGACATGGACGTGCTGCGCGGTCTGGGCATCGAGACGGAGGCCGACATCCCGTTCGCCTCGCTGCACCTGCTCCTGCGCCGCCGGCTCGACCGCCTCGACACCCTGCCCGGACGCCAGGCCGCGGCTCTGGCGGGCGCTCTGGGCGTGGCGCCCACGAGAAGCGACGATCATTTCCATGTCGGCCTGGCGGTGCTGTCGTTACTGGCGGAGCTGGCCGAAGACCGGCCCCTGCTGTGTCTGGTCGACGATGCGCACTGGCTGGATCAGGCCTCGGCGCGCGCGCTGCGCTTCGCCGCGCACCGGCTGCACGCGGAAGGCATCGTGATGCTGTTCGGCACACGCGGCGGCTTCGACTCCGCGGGCCTGCCCGAACGACGGCTGACCGGCCTCAACGATCAGAGCGCCGCCCAGGTGCTCGCCGACGCCGCACCAGCACTCACCGGCCCGATGCGCATGCGGATCATCAAGGAGAGCGCGGGCAATCCGCTCGCGCTGCTCGAACTACCCCACACCACCGGCTTGCCGGCCTACGACCACAGCCCGCTGCCGTTGCCGGAGCGCCTACGTCTGGCCTACGCCGCCCGGATCGGCCTGCTGCCGCCGGACGCCCAGACCGCGCTGCTGGTCACCGCCTTGGCCGACGACGGCGATCTGGACGTGATCAGGAGGACGTGCGCCGAACTCGGCATCGAACCCGCCGCCCTGGGAGCGGCCGAGCGCTCCGGGCTGGTCAGGATCGCCGGACGGCACGTGTGGTTCGCCCACCCGCTCATGCGTGCGGCCTCCTTCCAGCTGAGCACGTACGACCAGCGGTCAGAGGTGCACAGGATCCTGGCCGGCCTCCTCGCGGACCGGCCCGACCGGCAGACCTGGCACCTGGCCGCCGCCGCCACGGGACCGGACGAGACGGCCGCGGGGGCTCTGGAGGAGATGGCCCGGCGGGCCAGGGACCGCGGGGCGAACGTCAGCGCCGCCGCCGCGTTCGAGCGGGCGGCGGAGCTGAGCGAGGATCCGGAGCTCAAGGGACGCAGGCTGCTCGCGGCCGCCGTGGACGCCACCGAGGAAGGACAGCTGCAACGAGCCCAGCAGCTCATCGAGGCCGCCACCGGCCTCGTGCCGGACGCGTCGGCCCGCGCCACGTTCCCCATGCTGCGGGCCAGGATCGCCTTCGGTCGGGGCGACCCGAACCTCGCCCACGACCTGCTGCTCAAAGGGGCGGCCGACGTGACCGCCGA
This window of the Nonomuraea africana genome carries:
- a CDS encoding ABC transporter ATP-binding protein, which produces MNPMQTVDLIAVTKHYAHGVTALEDVSIGFGAGTFTAVMGPSGSGKSTLLQCAAGLDRPSSGRVVVDGRDLATLNDRKLTLLRRDRIGFVFQSFNLLPSLTAAQNVALPLRLAGRRPDPQQVRHGLAAVGLAERMNHRPAEMSGGQQQRVAIARALVSRPAVLFADEPTGALDANTSRDVLRLMRDLVDRQAQTIIMVTHDPVAASYADRVVFLADGRVYGELHDPSAELIATRMLQLEASC
- a CDS encoding AAA family ATPase; this translates as MLRGRESDQQAIDVLLDQARGGHSGVLVIEGEPGIGKTALLAYAEERAQDMDVLRGLGIETEADIPFASLHLLLRRRLDRLDTLPGRQAAALAGALGVAPTRSDDHFHVGLAVLSLLAELAEDRPLLCLVDDAHWLDQASARALRFAAHRLHAEGIVMLFGTRGGFDSAGLPERRLTGLNDQSAAQVLADAAPALTGPMRMRIIKESAGNPLALLELPHTTGLPAYDHSPLPLPERLRLAYAARIGLLPPDAQTALLVTALADDGDLDVIRRTCAELGIEPAALGAAERSGLVRIAGRHVWFAHPLMRAASFQLSTYDQRSEVHRILAGLLADRPDRQTWHLAAAATGPDETAAGALEEMARRARDRGANVSAAAAFERAAELSEDPELKGRRLLAAAVDATEEGQLQRAQQLIEAATGLVPDASARATFPMLRARIAFGRGDPNLAHDLLLKGAADVTADDRAAAGLMVVEAARNAHRLGDADRLVEAAARLRALDLRAEDDLDLARQSALGTALLLTEGPGADHA